Part of the Methylovirgula sp. 4M-Z18 genome is shown below.
TCGACCCAATTGTCGTCGCCCTGGCGCATGATCATCACTTCGGGCTCGACGGCAAGCTCATCGGGAAGGATCACATGATCTTCCACCTTGCCCTTTGCGGCACGCGCGATCGCGAGCACCGGGCCCCATTGTGCGTAGAGATCGCAACGGCCGGAGAAGTATGCCTGCTCGAGCTCCTCCGTCTTTTCGATCAGAACCGGCTCGAGTTTGATGCCGATCTTTTGCGTGTAGGCAGCGACTTGTTGCTCCTGCGTCGTGCCTGCCGGAATGCAGATCGTGCCGCCTTGCGCATCTTTAAGCGATTTGAGTCCGAGTTCTTTGTGCGCCATCACCTTGGTCGTGCCAAGGTAATAGGAATTCGAGAACTGCAGGCCAAGGTCCGCGTTGCGGCTCAACGTTGCGCCCGAGGCCTTGATGACGATGTCGACCTGGTCGGATTGCAAGGCGGGCCAGCGTTGCGCCCAACTGACGGGAACGATCTTCAGTTTCGACGGATCACCGAGGACCGCCGTTGCCATTGCGCGGCAGAGATCGATGTCCAGTCCCTTCCAGTTGCCCTTATCGTCCACCTCGGCAAAGCCGAGATAGGAACCATCGTGGCCCGTACATTGCAGCACGCCGCGCGCTTTGACCTCATCCAGCGTCTTACCTCCCGCTTGCGCGGGTATCGAAAACGGCACCAGCGCGAGAGCGCAGGCAACGGCGCTCCATTTGGACAGTTTCATGTTCTCTCTCCATCGTTAAGGTGATTCAGGTTGCTTGTTATCTGGTCCCACGGACATGGCCTGGGTCTGCACACCCAGCCCTGGTCAACCTGAAAGCGGGGCCGGTTTCGGAAGATCGGGAATCTTCAAATCGCTTTGCCATTCTTGCTGGCACAGCCAGCGATGGAAGGTCGCGACCGCCGTCACGCGCAGATGTCCTTTCGGCACGACAAGATAGAAGCCGGGAACTTCCTCCGGCTTCATATCGGCCAAGGCATCGCGCCCGACCGGCGCGACGAGAGCGCCGGAGCGCAAATCTTCTTCGGCGTCGATCACCGAGACGAGGCCGATGCCGATGCCTTGCCGCGCCGCGCGCCGCATCGTGGCTGCGTCGTCGAAGCCAATGCTGCGGTCGCTATGGGTCTGCTCGACCGACAGATGCCGCAGGATATCCGGCCAAAGGCGGTTCGATTTGACCGGGTCCAGGAGCGTGAAACGCGTCAGATCCTGCGGCGACTTGATCTGTTCGCCGATGGTTGGCGAACAACAGATAATCTTCGGATCGCGCACAAGCAGCTTCGTGTCGAACTCGGGCCAATTGCCATAGCCCCATTGCACTGCCATATCGATGTCGTCGCGCCCGAAATCAGGCAAATCGACGATGGTTGTCAGCCGAAGGTCGGCACGCGGGAGGATCTCCCGGAACAACGACAGACGCGGCAAGAGATAGCGTGTCGCGAAATAGGGGCTCGCGTTCAGATTGATGCGATCGCGATAGGCAGACTTGGTCACCCGGCGAATGCCTTCGGCAAATTCCTCGAAACCGGCGTTGACGAAGTGAGACAGAAGGATCGCGGATTCCGTCAGCTCGATCGCGCGCCCCTTGCGCTCGAACAGCGTGACCTGCAACGCATCTTCAAGCAGCTTGATTTGCAGCCCGACGGCTTGCGGCGTCACCAGCAACTCGTCCGCCGCCTGACGAAAGCTCTTGTGCCGCGCCACCACGTGGAAAACCCGCAGGGCATTCAAAGGTGGCAGGCGCGGCTTTTCACTCATCGTCGGATTCACTCCACCGTCGTCGAACTCGGTCGATCAACTCGTGCCAACAAAACAGGTCCTCTCCGTAGCGGCTTCACATCGGTCATGCGTAGATATAGCCGCCCGACACAATGATATTTTCGCCCGTCATGTAAGTGTTCTTCGGGCTACCGGCCATGAGCACCCATTCGGCGATTTCGGTGGGGAGCGCACCTCGGCCCAGCGGACTCGCCTTTGCGAGTTCTTCCAGAAACCCAAGGGCTTTCGCACGCTCGGTCGCCATGCCGGCCGGCGCCACCGAATTCACCAGGATGCCATCCTTCGCGACATGGTGCGCGAAAGAGCGGGTCAAGCTCACGACCGCCGCTTTGGTTGCCGCATAATGGGCGTTTTGCGGATGCGCCTTGAACGCATCGACGGATGTGAGGTTGACGATGCGTCCCCTCACGTGGCTTTTGGACTCTTGCGATTGCATGTGGCGGACTGCCGCCACCATCATGTGGTACGTGCCCTTGATATTGACGCCGTTCGACGCGTCCCACTCGGCGTCGCTGATTTCCAGGAGCGGGCGGCGCGGATAGATGGCGGCGCAATTGATCAGTGTGTCGATACGCCCAAGTTTCGCGACCATTTCTTCGAAAGCCGCATGACACTGCGGGCCAACCTGGATGTCGCATGTGGCGCTTGCTGTCGGCAATCTTTTGGCACGCGCCGGCTCCAAGGCGGCCTCCGCGGCATCGAGGTTGATGTCGATGATGCCCATCGCGGATGCGCCTTCGTCGACGGCCATACGGGCAAGCAATGCGCCGAGACCGGAGCCGCCACCGACGATGACTACAGAAAGATCCTTCATGATAACGTCCTTGCTTACTTTTACTTGCTGCCGCTCGGCGTGGTGGGCCTGGTCGGCATGATGTCGAAACGGGTCACATCGCTCCAAGCCGGCAGGTCGAGCAGCGCGACAACCATCTTGGCCACATCCTCCGGCTGAACGGCGATATTTCCGGCGTACATGGCGGCGCGTGCTTCCGCGCCGAGAATGTCCTTGTAGAGCTGGGTCTCGACGCGGCCGGGCACGATCTCGGTGACGCGAATGCCGTACTGCGAAAGATCCGTGCGCAATGACGCGGCGAAGCCTGAGATCGCGGCTTTGGCGGCCGAATACACGGCTATGTTCGGAAAGGCTGTGTGGGCCGCCGAGGAGCCGGTGAACAAGATATGCCCCGCGCCACGGTCGCGCATCTGCGGCACGATGAGACGGGTCAGCAAGATCGCTGCGCTGAGATTGACCTCGAGCGTCGCATCGATGTCGGCGATCTTCATGTCGGCGAAATTGCCGAGCGGCGGCATGATGCCGGCATTGTTGATCAGAACATCGACGTGCAGGTCCGACACCACGGCTTCGATCCCGTCCCGATCGGTCACATCGACGGCGATCGGCGTGATCTTGGGCCGGCCGGCCCGTAAGTCTTCCAAGGCGGATTTGCTACGACCCAAAGCGTAGACATCATAACCTGCGTCGCTCAGCGCTACGGCCATCGCTCGACCGATTCCGCTCGTTGCGCCGGTGATGAGTGCTGTTGTCACGTGAGTCATCCGAGTTGTCCTGTATTGAGTGTTGCGCATCGGTGCGGGCGGGAAAACCAAGAAAACCGGGGAATAGGAAAGATAAATTTTCTATTTCCCTGCGAGTCCCAAGAGCGGCGCGGCAGCTCTCCGCGGGCATGCACTTTCTAGCCCAACTTGCTTCCGGAATGGTCGTCCGGCGCGACGTCAACGGATTTCAGCGCGGCAGGCGGTCCGCGCCAAAGCCTGCCCTTCTCCGCCGAACCGGATCATGAGTCCGCCTCACGCCAACTGGGTACCGCCCCATCTGGCCAACCGATCATCCGTCCAAGGGGATCGGCCGTTTCAGGTCACCGAAAAAGGTCTCGGCCGCCGCCTTCTGCTCCGTATCCGAGCTGGACACTCCCGAGGACAGCACCAGATGCCGGACGCGTTCGAGACTGTTGGACAGATGCCGGCGCATGGCTTGGCGCGCCGCGCGGCCATTGCGCTTCTCGATCGCATCCATGATGGCACTGTGCTCTTTATGGATCCGCTCGTAATAAGCATCCTTGAGTTCGCGCGCGACGACATACTCAAGCTGGAAACGCGGCACGAGGATGGGGCGCAAGTAGCTGAGGAAGGCGTGCATGAATTCGTTGCCCGCCGCCTTGGCGATGGCCAGGTGAAAATCGTAATCGTAATGGATCTGGACCGCCGCTGGATCTCCGTGCTGCGCATCGAACTGCTCCATCAGCGCGCGAAGTTCGACCGCTTCGGTTTCCGTTCGCCGTTCGGCGCAGAGGCCTGCAGCCTCAACTTCCACGCTCAAGCGCAATTCGAGCAGCGCGATCGTCTCGGGTAAGGTCTTGAGCGCTTCCTCGGGAATCGAGAAATTGCGGGCCGCGGGCGCTTCGCTCACGAACATGCCGCGCCCCTGATGCGGAATCACGATCCCTTCCGATCTGAGCCGGGCGATCGCTTCGCGCACCACGGTGCGACTCACCTCGTATTCCTTGCAGAGCTCCGCTTCGGTCGGCAATTGCGTGCCAGGCGGCAACAGGCCCGACTGTATTTTGTCGGCCAGGCTCTCGGCGACAAGCGTGGAAAGTGGTTTGCGTTTCGTCATCTATCGCCTTTTCCAACCTCCCGCGCCCCGTCGAGGTCGATGCGCCGCCTGCGACGGTTTTCACACCGCTGCAGTGACGATCAATTCGACGAGCATCCCGGGTTTCGCCATCCGTCCCTCTCCGGTCGAGCGGGCCGGCGCGTGCTCCTTCGGCATCCAGGCATCCCAGACAATATTGACTTCGTCGAAGTCCCGGATGTCGTCCAGCCAAATCTGCACATGCAGGATACGTGTCTTATCAGTACCAGCTTTGATCAGAAGTGCATCAATTTTGGCAAGGACTTCGCGCATCTGGTCGGCAGCAGATTGGCCGGGCCGCGCCACCTGCCCGGTCAAATACAGCGTTCCATTGTGGATGACCCCGTGATGGATCCGCGTGTCGAAATCTAGCCGTTTGATATCGCTCATGAAGGGACTCTCTAAGTGCTCGGGCGGATGGGGTTGCCTTGCAAATAGTGTGCGTAAGGCGCTTGCACGAGCCAGCCCGCGTCGACCGGCAAAGTCACGCCGGTAATTGAGGCCGCCCGGTCCGAGCAGAGGAACAAGGCAGCCTCCGCGACGTCACGCGGCTCGACGAAGCGGCGCAACGCCGTCGTGACCTGTATCGCATCGGGATTGCGCTCGCCCTTGGCGATTTTATCCTTCAATCCCTCAGAGAGCGTGTAACCGGGCGCAACCGCATTGACCCGGATGCCCTTCGGTCCAAGTTCGGCCGCGAGCATCTGGGTCAGCGCCAGCACCGCGTGTTTCCCCGGCGTATAGGCGGGAAGCGAGAGCGGCGCGAAGGACGCGAGGGAGCCGACATTCAGGATGGCGCCACGTCCGGCAGCGGACATCAATCGCCCGAAGACCTGACACCCCAACAAAGTGCCGCGATAATTCACCCGCCACAGCCTCTCATCTTCATCGAGATCCTGATCGAGGACGCGCTTGCCGCTCTGCAAGATACCGGCGCAATTCACGGCAACGTCGGGGGCACCAAACCGATCAACGACAGCCTGACCGAGCGCCTCGACCGAGCGCGGGTTGCCGACATCCGTCTCGAAGAACTGCGCTTCAGGCGCGCCCACCGCGATGCAGGCGGCCGCAACGTCATTGCCGCGCACCCCATCGCGACCGGCGACCACCACATTGTCCCCCTCTTCGGCAAACCGCAGGGCGATGGCCCGACCGATTCCCGATGTGCCGCCCACGACGACAATTGTGCGCGCTTCAGCCATGGTTACGGTCCTTGCGGTCAATATCGAAAAACTCGGACATTCCCCGCACCTGATAATCCATCATCGGACGGCCGGGCTGCACGCGGCAGCCGCGTTCCCGCGCGGCCTTCAGCAACGCCGTTTCGGCAGGCTCCATGATGATATCGACGACGGTCATGTCGGGGGTGAGCCGGGCGACGTCCAGCGGCAACGGATCGCTCGCGTGCATGCCGACCGGCGTCGCATTGACCGCCATATCCATGCCGGTGGGATCGGCCTCCCCAGCCTGCACGCGGCACTTCGGGAATGCTTTGCCGACAAGGCCGGCCAGCGTCTCTGCGCGGTCTTTATCGATGTCGGCAAGACGAATCTCTTCGGCGCCGGCCTCGGCCAGACAATAAGCGATCGAAGCCCCTGCACCGCCGGCACCGACTTGCAGAACCCGGCGCCCTTCAAGCTGATGACCGGCAGCCTTTAGCGCATCGATGAAGCCGACGCCGTCGAAATTGTCGGCGTACCAGCTTCCGTCCGCCTGGCGACGGACCGAATTGGCGCTTTGCACCCGCGCCGCGCGGTCGTGCGCCGCGGCGCATTTATGATAGACCGCGACTTTGTACGGCACCGAGATGATGACGCCGCGGATATTTTCCGCGGCCGTGAGCCCCGCCCAAAATGTCTCGAAATCTTCCGGGCGACAGGTCAGCGGCACCATCAGACTGTCGAGGCCTTTTTGCTCGAAAATCTCGTTTAAGATCCCGGGGCTCTTCGCATGACCCACAGGGTGAGCCAGCATCACGAAGATGTCCGCCTTGCCCGTTCCGCGCATCCATTCACTCCTTGTCGTCCGCTAATGTGTGACCGCCCAGCATTTCCAGTGCCCGCACGAGCGAGGAATGATCAGCCTCCGCCCCGCCCTTGCGGGCGGCGCATGCGTTCATCAGTTCCTGCGCGGTTGCGGTGTTGGGCAATGCGATTCCAAGCGCCCGCGCGCTTTCGAGCGCCAGGCTCAAATCCTTCTGGTGCAGGCGAATGCGAAATCCCGGCGCGAACGAGCGCTTGATCATGCGCTCGCCATGGACTTCAAGCACGCGGGAGGACGCAAACCCGCCCATGAGCGCGCTCCGCACGACGGCGGGGTCGCAGCCGGCCTTGCTGGCAAACACCAGCGCCTCGGCGACAGCCTCAATGTTCAGCGCGACGATGATTTGGTTGGCGATCTTGCAGGTCTGGCCGGCGCCGGGACGTTCGCCGATCAGCGTGATGTTCTTGCCCAGCTTCTCGAAGATCGGCAAAGCGCGCTGGAACTCGGCTTTCGGGCCGCCCACCATGATGGTCAGGTTCGCCGCCTTGGCGCCGACCTCCCCGCCCGAGACGGGGGCGTCGAGATAGCCAACTCCCGCGCTGGTGAATCTCGCAGCAAATCGCGCCGTCGCAATCGGGCTGATCGAACTCATATCGATCACGAGCGCCCCGGCGGATATGCCTTCCAACACCCCGCCGTCGCCGAGCAAAACACGCTCCACGTCCGGTGTGTCGGGCAGCATCGTGATGACGATTTCAGAGGCACGCGCCACATCGGCGGCCGAGCCGACGACGGTTGCTTTCAGGTTGTCTGGCAGGGCCGATCGGTTGAGCACCGTCACAATATCGTGCCCGGCGGCGGCGAGGTGCCTCGCCATCGGCGCTCCCATCACTCCGAGTCCGATGAAACCGATCCGCATCTGCGCTCCCGCCCCGATCGCTGTGCGCAAGATCTCTTGCGACTTGAATATGACATATGATATAGGACATCATACAAATTGCAATAACCTTTCCCGCCGCGGAGGCCGAAAATGGAAGAGCGCATAAACACCCTCAAGGCCGGCTTGGCCGCCGGCCGCAGACAGATCGGGATTTGGTGCTCGCTGGCGTCCGCACTGACCACCGAAATCGTGGCGGGGTCCGGGACGGATTGGGTGTTGATCGACGGCGAGCACAGCCCCAATCACCTGCGCAGCATCATGGCGCAACTTCAGGTGCTGGGCGGCTTTGCCTGCGAAGGCGTCGTGCGGCTGCCCTCCGACGACTCCAATCTCATCAAACAGGCCATGGATATCGGCGCGCGCAGCCTGATGATCCCGAATGTGCGGACCGCCGATCAGGCCCGCGCGATCGTTGCCGCTATGCGCTATGCCCCCGCCGGTGTGCGCGGCTTTTCCGTCGGCCATCGCGCGAACGCCTTTGGCCGCATTGCCAATTATCACGCAAACGCCCGCACGCAGCAGCTTCTGGCGGTTCAGGTCGAATGCGGGACCGGCGTTGCGAATGCGAGCGAAATAGCCGCCGTGGACGGCGTCGACGCGATCTTCGTCGGCCCTGGCGATCTTTCCACCAATATGGGCGAGATGGGTAATCCCGGCGCGGCGAAGGTTCAAACGGCCATCGCTTCGGTACAGAATGCCGCGGCAGCGAAAGGCAAGTGGAGCGGCATTCTGGCTCCAGTCAAGGCGGATGCCGATCGCTACCTTGCGAATGGCTTCACGATGGTTGCGGTCGGCTCGGATCTTGGGCTGCTCGCGCGTGGCTCCGACGCCCTCATCGCCTCGTTCAACCGCTGACTTTGGTGTTGCTGTATGCCTGTCCCCCCTTACCGAGCTCCCACCCGCACGGCTTACGATATCGTCATCGTGGGCGGTGCAGCGGTTGGTTCGTCAATAGCCTATTGGCTCAGTCAGGCCTTGGGTACGCGCGCGTCGATCTTGGTGGTGGAGCGCGATAGCACCTACACATTCTCCTCGACCGCCTTGTCGACCAGCGCGATCCGGCAACAATATTCGAACCCGATCAACGTGAAGATCAGCCAGTTCGGCATCCAGATCATCCGTGGCTTTCAGGAGCGGATGGCCCCGTTTTATAAGGACGAGATCGCACCCGATCTTGGATTTCGCGAGCACGGCTATCTCTATTGCTGCTCGCCCGAGGGCGTGGAGGCCGCCAGGGCCCGCGTCGACTTGCAGCGCCGCCACGGCGCTCACACAATCTTTCTCGAGCCCGGCCCGCTGAAGGACCGATTCCCGTGGCTCAACGTCGACGATCTCGGCGGCGGCGCCTGGGGATCGCGCGACGAAGGCTGGTTCGATTCCATGGGCCTGATGAACGGCTTCCGCCGCGGCGCCCGCGCCAGCGGCGTCGAATATATCGACAATGCCGTGGCTGGATTGGAGATGGACAAGGGACGTGTCATTACAGCCAGCCTTGCCACGGGCCAAACGATTGCTTGCGGAACCTTGGTCAATGCCGCCGGCCCGCGGGCGCAGCGGGTTGCCGCCATGGCGGGCTTGTCGATCCCGGTGGAGCCGCGCAAACGCTACAGCTTCGTCTTTGCCAGCTCGACGCCGATCCCAGGTCGGATGCCCAATGTCATCGACCTTTCCGGCACCTTCGTGCGGCCGGAAGGCGAACTCTTCCTGACCGGCAACACGCCGCTCGACGATCGGGCGGCGGATTACGACGATTTCGAGATGGATCACTCGGAGTTCGACGAGCGCATCTGGCCGGCGCTATGGCATCGCATCCCCTGTTTCGACGCGCTCAAGGTGCAGCAAAGCTGGACCGGCCATTACGAATACAACACGCTGGATCACAACGGCATCGTCGGCTTCCATCCGGCGGTAAGCAACTTCATGTTCGCCAACGGCTTCTCGGGACATGGCTTGCAGCAATCACCGGCCGTTGGCCGGGCTGTTTCGGAACTGATCATTCACGGCGCATTCCAAACGCTCGACCTGTCGCCGTTCCGGTATGAGCGCATCCCGCGCAACGAACCCTTCCTCGAAGAGGCGGTCATTTGAGGCACGTCCGGCGGCGCATTCGGATAGCAGAAAAAAGAAGAGTCTCGTCACTGAGGTCGTCTGCCCGCCCGTTTCCCAATTTGATTTAACTTAACAAAGGCTTTGTGGCGAACATCACATTTCGTCAACTACTATACCGCTACCATGCTTGTCAGGGGCTGGCGTAGCGATGCGCCGAATCGTGGCTCTCAGACGGGTGGCAGACCCATGGCCGACGCTATCAATCACCTTTACGCAACCGTCCTCGCGGCGCGCGACCGTGATCCCAACGTGTCGCGGACGTCGAAATTGTTCCGTGCCGGCATAACGAAAATGGCGAAGAAACTGGCCGAAGAGGCCTTCGAGGTCGGCCTCGACGCCTTGCGGATGAAGCGCGACGGGGTGATCCTGGAAAGCGCCGATCTGCTCTACCATCTCGCCGTGATCTGGGCCGAGTGCGGCATTACGCCCGAGGATGTGGATGACGAAATCGAGCGGCGCGAGCGCATCTACGGCATCGCGGAAAAGCTTCCCAAACATGGGGCGAACCGGCCGCATCGCGTCAAACTGATCGCTTAGCCGAGAGAGTTTTTTGCAATTTTTACCAAGCTGCCGCTGACACTGGCGCTCGCCCAGCGCTTTAGGGTCGAAACTGCCACTTGTCACTTTTTCCAATGCCGCAGTTGCGCGATCGACCGCGCATGGGCGGGCAAGCCCAAATATCTTGACCGAAAAGCCAAAAGATATCGCGGAGATGCTACAATCGGCTTGGCACTTTGCAACGCTATTGGCCTATATTGCCACACTTGCCGAACCCTCTCGGACAAGGTGTAATGTGCTTACTGTAAAGAGGCTGGTTGTTTTCATCTAAACAGTTTTATTGTGTCGAACCTCTTACCGGCAGTCCCGTCCAGGAGGACATTGTGCGGGCACGCCGCTCAGACTCTTAAAATTATTACATATGAAATCATATTCAATAACATGACAGCAAAAGAGGGACGGCTGATGCTTTCCAACCAGCGGCAGAAAGAAATTCTGCAGGTTGTTAAAGAACGTGGCACGTATAAAATTACCGACCTCGCCGAACGGTTCTCGGTTTCCACCGAGACCATTCGGCGAAATCTGAAATCGCTTGCAGATAAAGGGCTGGTCGCAAAATTTCACGGTGGCGTTACGTTGCCGACGGCCGAGGACGAACCTCCGTTTCAGCGCCGCATGCAATTGAATCGAGAACAGAAGCAACGGGTCGCGGCGGCGGCGGTCGCGCTCATCCGCGACGGCGATTCGCTGATCCTGGACAGCGGGACGACGACCTCTTACGTCGCCGATGCCCTCGCCAACCACACCGGCCTCGTCATTGTCACAAACTCGGCGGATGTCGCCTGCCGGCTCGCATCGCGCAATGACAATCGCGTCTTTCTCGCGGGCGGCGAAATCTCACCGGAGGGCCTTGCCGCCTTCAGCGCGACGGCCATCACTTTCTTGCGGCAGTTCCGGGTCCGCTACACGTTGTTGACGGTCGCCGGTATCAGCGATCGCGGCGATTTTGCGCATTTCCACTTATGGGAAGCCGAGTTCGCCCAAGCGGCGATCGAGCAAGCGGACGAAACCTGGGTCATTGCCGACCACAGCAAATTCGGCCGCAATGCCCCGGTCAGATTGGGCTCTCTCGACGATGTCACGGCGATCATCACCGACCAGCCGCCGCCCGCGTCCTTTGCCGAGCAATGTGCGCTCAAGAACGTCGCGATCTGCCTGCCGCCCGACTGAGCGTGGTGACCATTTAACCTGTGGCCGGATGGCGTCAAAGTAGCCGATCAGACAATTGCCGGCGGCAGCTGCATGGCACCGGCGAGCACATGCGCCAAAAGTTTCAAGCCCTGTTCAAGCGCCGGCTGACTCGCCGACGCGCCAAGCGAAATGCGCAAGGCGTTGGGCGGAGCCCCCACGGCAAAGGCGCCGCTGGTGACCACCGACAGGCCGGCCTGCCGCGCGGCCTGTCCAAAATCCTTGGTCTGCCAGTCAGGCGACAAATGCAGCCAGAGGTGATGTCCTTGCGGATGGGCCCAAAAGTCGAAGCCACTGAGCACGCGGGCCGCAAGCTGTTGACGCGAAGCACTTTCCGCGCGCACGGCTTCGGTCAAGGCGGTCAACGTGCCGTCCTGGATCCAGCGGGTCGCAAGTCCCGTCATCAAAGGCGGCGCCATCAGGTGCGTGGCGCGAATGTCGCCGGCAAGCTGCAGAGCGCCCTCCACTTGGGGCGCCACGACATAGGCCACCCGCAAGGCGGGCGTCGCGCATTTCGCCAAAGTCGCAATATGCCATGTGATGTCCGGCGCGAGCGCCGCGAAGGGCGTCACCGGATCGAGCGGCAGGGCGCCATAGGCGTCGTCCTCGATCAGTGTGACGTCAAAACGGCGGGCGATACGGACGATATCGTCGCGCCGCGCCGCCGGCAAAGTCGCGGTGGTCGGATTGTCGATATGCGGGATGAGATACAGCGCTTCCGGCCGGTGCGCGGCGCAGGACTCCTCGAACGCGGCTGGAACGATGCCTTGCGCATCATAGGCAAGGCCGATCAGCGTGCGGCCTTGCCGCTGGGCGAGCGCGAGCAGGCCCGGATAGGTCACGGCCGCGCAGGCGATTGGTCCGACGCGCGGCAGGGCTGCAGACAAAATACCGGACAAAGCAGCCTGCGCCCCCGACGTCACGAGTAGCCGATCGAGTTCGAGGGTGCCGACCCGTCCTTGCAGGAACTGCGCACCCGCGAGCCGGTCGGCGGCCACCCCCATGCTGCTGTGATATTGCAATTGCAGGAGTCCGAAGGGCGAGGCGAGCAGCGCATCGAGGCCGTCGCGAATACGCTCGCGCAACAAGGCGCCCGCCGGCTGTGGCGGCATGTTCATGCTGAGATCGACGATTCCAGCCGGATCGGCCGATGCCGCATAACGCTCCTTAACCGGCGCGCGGACAAAGCTGCCGCGCTTGGTATGTCCTTCCACGAGCCCCTGGCGGCGC
Proteins encoded:
- a CDS encoding aminotransferase-like domain-containing protein, yielding MQDKNKNREWTPPPVVDGMPKYLAIAQALIADIHAGRLAPGARLPAQRDLAKAFQVDLTTITRAFNEVRRQGLVEGHTKRGSFVRAPVKERYAASADPAGIVDLSMNMPPQPAGALLRERIRDGLDALLASPFGLLQLQYHSSMGVAADRLAGAQFLQGRVGTLELDRLLVTSGAQAALSGILSAALPRVGPIACAAVTYPGLLALAQRQGRTLIGLAYDAQGIVPAAFEESCAAHRPEALYLIPHIDNPTTATLPAARRDDIVRIARRFDVTLIEDDAYGALPLDPVTPFAALAPDITWHIATLAKCATPALRVAYVVAPQVEGALQLAGDIRATHLMAPPLMTGLATRWIQDGTLTALTEAVRAESASRQQLAARVLSGFDFWAHPQGHHLWLHLSPDWQTKDFGQAARQAGLSVVTSGAFAVGAPPNALRISLGASASQPALEQGLKLLAHVLAGAMQLPPAIV
- the hisE gene encoding phosphoribosyl-ATP diphosphatase; translation: MADAINHLYATVLAARDRDPNVSRTSKLFRAGITKMAKKLAEEAFEVGLDALRMKRDGVILESADLLYHLAVIWAECGITPEDVDDEIERRERIYGIAEKLPKHGANRPHRVKLIA
- a CDS encoding NAD(P)/FAD-dependent oxidoreductase gives rise to the protein MPVPPYRAPTRTAYDIVIVGGAAVGSSIAYWLSQALGTRASILVVERDSTYTFSSTALSTSAIRQQYSNPINVKISQFGIQIIRGFQERMAPFYKDEIAPDLGFREHGYLYCCSPEGVEAARARVDLQRRHGAHTIFLEPGPLKDRFPWLNVDDLGGGAWGSRDEGWFDSMGLMNGFRRGARASGVEYIDNAVAGLEMDKGRVITASLATGQTIACGTLVNAAGPRAQRVAAMAGLSIPVEPRKRYSFVFASSTPIPGRMPNVIDLSGTFVRPEGELFLTGNTPLDDRAADYDDFEMDHSEFDERIWPALWHRIPCFDALKVQQSWTGHYEYNTLDHNGIVGFHPAVSNFMFANGFSGHGLQQSPAVGRAVSELIIHGAFQTLDLSPFRYERIPRNEPFLEEAVI
- a CDS encoding DeoR/GlpR family DNA-binding transcription regulator — protein: MLSNQRQKEILQVVKERGTYKITDLAERFSVSTETIRRNLKSLADKGLVAKFHGGVTLPTAEDEPPFQRRMQLNREQKQRVAAAAVALIRDGDSLILDSGTTTSYVADALANHTGLVIVTNSADVACRLASRNDNRVFLAGGEISPEGLAAFSATAITFLRQFRVRYTLLTVAGISDRGDFAHFHLWEAEFAQAAIEQADETWVIADHSKFGRNAPVRLGSLDDVTAIITDQPPPASFAEQCALKNVAICLPPD